In a single window of the Hyalangium gracile genome:
- a CDS encoding DUF1993 domain-containing protein gives MSLSMYQASVPVFIRALNNLSAILDKAAAHAEAKKFNPSVLIQARLAPDMLPLSFQIQTATDHAKGCTARLAGIEIPSFPDTETSFPELKERIAKTVAFLQGVSAAQVDGSEERPVTIKRRDGEMRLLGQPYLLNFVLPNFFFHVTTAYDILRHNGVDIGKRDFIGNL, from the coding sequence ATGTCACTTTCCATGTACCAGGCGTCTGTCCCTGTCTTCATCCGCGCGCTGAACAACCTCTCGGCGATTCTCGACAAGGCCGCGGCCCATGCGGAGGCGAAGAAGTTCAATCCCTCCGTCCTCATCCAGGCCCGTCTGGCACCTGACATGCTGCCCTTGTCCTTCCAGATTCAGACCGCGACGGACCACGCGAAGGGCTGTACGGCCCGTCTGGCGGGAATCGAGATTCCCAGCTTCCCCGACACGGAGACGTCGTTCCCCGAACTGAAGGAGCGCATCGCCAAGACTGTCGCCTTCCTCCAGGGCGTGAGCGCGGCGCAGGTCGACGGCAGCGAGGAGCGCCCCGTCACCATCAAGCGAAGGGATGGCGAGATGCGCCTGCTGGGCCAGCCCTATCTGCTGAACTTCGTGCTGCCCAACTTCTTCTTCCACGTCACGACCGCCTACGACATCCTGCGTCACAACGGCGTGGACATCGGCAAGCGGGACTTCATCGGGAACCTGTGA
- a CDS encoding SRPBCC domain-containing protein: protein MATKSREQQPIDAYLASVKDPVARKTLGALRLQLRKLLPGATETISYRMPAFKVDGEVVAGFAFFKSHCGYYPFSGGVVPALKSELEGYSTSKSGVTFQPDEPLPAKLVKRLVQARLAEIATGGKKPAAASKSALITARVTDSAVKDATGRDWKTWMRALDAAGAAELNHKQLVALVAREVESGWWQQSIAVAYEQARGKRVVGETATTGFQVGVVRTLPMTVPALWDLVSKQAERWLGPGATLKLEPGKGYEVPKRRGAPGVRGELRVVKPEQRLRMTWQPDDWKKPATLQLTLVPKARGASLHVHMEKLPDAKAREAMREHWSKVLEKLAKA from the coding sequence ATGGCGACGAAGAGTCGGGAACAGCAGCCGATCGACGCATATCTGGCGAGCGTGAAGGACCCGGTGGCGAGGAAGACGCTGGGGGCGCTGCGCCTGCAGCTCCGGAAGCTGCTGCCAGGGGCCACCGAGACGATCAGCTACCGGATGCCCGCCTTCAAGGTCGATGGGGAAGTCGTGGCGGGCTTCGCGTTCTTCAAGAGCCACTGTGGCTACTACCCGTTCAGCGGCGGTGTGGTGCCGGCACTGAAGTCGGAGCTGGAGGGGTACTCCACGTCGAAGAGCGGCGTCACCTTCCAGCCCGACGAGCCGCTCCCGGCGAAGCTGGTGAAGCGGCTGGTGCAGGCACGGCTCGCGGAGATCGCCACGGGCGGGAAGAAGCCCGCGGCTGCGAGTAAGAGCGCGCTCATCACCGCCCGCGTGACCGACAGCGCCGTGAAGGACGCCACCGGGCGGGATTGGAAGACCTGGATGCGTGCCCTGGATGCGGCGGGGGCGGCCGAGCTGAACCACAAGCAGCTCGTCGCGCTCGTGGCCCGAGAGGTCGAGTCCGGCTGGTGGCAGCAGTCGATCGCGGTGGCGTATGAGCAGGCTCGCGGCAAGCGGGTGGTGGGCGAGACCGCCACGACGGGCTTCCAGGTGGGGGTGGTGCGCACGCTGCCGATGACCGTCCCCGCGTTGTGGGACCTGGTCTCGAAGCAGGCGGAGCGCTGGCTCGGCCCGGGCGCGACGCTGAAGCTCGAGCCGGGGAAGGGCTATGAGGTCCCCAAGAGGCGCGGAGCCCCCGGCGTGCGCGGAGAGCTCCGGGTGGTGAAGCCCGAGCAGCGCCTGCGCATGACGTGGCAGCCAGACGATTGGAAGAAGCCGGCCACGTTGCAGCTCACGCTGGTGCCGAAGGCGCGAGGAGCTTCGCTCCATGTACACATGGAGAAGCTGCCGGACGCGAAGGCCCGGGAGGCCATGCGCGAGCACTGGTCGAAGGTCCTCGAGAAGCTCGCGAAGGCGTGA
- a CDS encoding FYVE zinc finger domain-containing protein, giving the protein MPLVSLFLKRVTNGLDSKNADYKYRLSVTECVDLMFASTVTHAPSSTPVTAGTTWTPVSTHPPHAHAHISGEGFSPTKGKTAPKESEHLDPVTRAAYLGIHQERLIVDPQVTKKIAGTKTKVPEPYTQRKKHSQFEDSEVALMTLFFALNTETGQQALLHLETATSGGGFVARRAVLNSQSAAECLKKLPMLKDKKPSSHPLRGKTPGVLERGTGGAGAAPVTNQAIVGTVTVLDATATGDLLVTTHYPVSSWKTAPSASHDKVERSGDAFATDSVEKPWRTDQQLLWSPEKVCVKCEKLFVGTGFRWYYWHCCRKCGYQYCPSCGDKLKWAGWFTRERRCDQKSCDGVTFLF; this is encoded by the coding sequence ATGCCGCTCGTCAGCCTCTTTCTGAAACGTGTCACCAACGGGCTCGATTCCAAGAACGCCGATTACAAGTACCGGCTCTCCGTGACCGAGTGCGTGGACTTGATGTTCGCCTCCACCGTCACACACGCCCCCAGCTCGACGCCGGTGACGGCCGGGACGACGTGGACCCCTGTCTCCACGCATCCCCCGCACGCCCATGCCCACATCAGCGGTGAGGGCTTCTCGCCGACGAAGGGCAAGACGGCTCCCAAGGAGAGCGAGCACCTGGACCCGGTCACGCGCGCGGCCTACCTGGGCATCCACCAGGAGCGCTTGATCGTGGACCCGCAGGTCACCAAGAAGATCGCCGGCACCAAGACCAAGGTGCCCGAGCCCTATACCCAGCGCAAGAAGCACTCCCAGTTCGAGGACTCCGAGGTCGCGCTGATGACCTTGTTCTTCGCCCTGAACACCGAGACTGGCCAGCAAGCGCTCCTGCACCTGGAGACGGCGACGTCCGGCGGCGGCTTCGTCGCGCGCCGCGCCGTCCTCAACTCGCAGTCCGCCGCCGAGTGCCTCAAGAAGCTCCCGATGCTCAAGGACAAGAAGCCGTCCTCCCACCCTCTGCGAGGCAAGACGCCGGGGGTGCTGGAGCGCGGCACGGGTGGGGCGGGAGCCGCGCCGGTCACGAACCAGGCCATCGTGGGGACGGTGACGGTGCTGGACGCGACAGCGACAGGCGACCTGCTGGTGACCACGCACTACCCCGTGAGCTCGTGGAAGACCGCGCCCTCCGCCTCGCACGACAAGGTCGAGCGCTCGGGGGACGCCTTCGCCACCGACTCGGTGGAGAAACCCTGGCGCACGGACCAGCAACTCCTCTGGTCGCCCGAGAAGGTGTGCGTGAAGTGCGAGAAGCTCTTCGTGGGGACCGGCTTCCGCTGGTACTACTGGCACTGCTGCAGGAAGTGCGGCTACCAGTACTGCCCCTCGTGCGGTGACAAGCTGAAGTGGGCGGGGTGGTTCACCCGCGAGCGCAGGTGCGACCAGAAGTCGTGTGACGGCGTCACCTTCCTCTTCTGA
- a CDS encoding CBM96 family carbohydrate-binding protein: MVPGRTVGRWLWALVVLITWAGCGGGVDPEPPASAVPSLQQASTQAPTATTTYTFTPLADARVEEGLPTRNLGIESTLLADLSPRTESYLRFSLNNVKGTVTRARLRLYASDGTSDGPRVFPLERYWEEERVTWNNRPARLGGALADLGAISPGTWVEYDVTAVVRGGSDVNLALVPTSSDGADFISREGRADLRPQLVVTVTLEPPAPAGCMLRTDLYRRGLIGFTDGFVSQSEPNRNFGAERELQVDGSPRLESYFQFDVDTLGMTVRKAWLEFYVTNPTSNGPLLYRSRGDWTEQGLTWNTRPGLSTSPVGNLGAVSAGSRVRYDVTGVVTDWGLYNFALLPESSDGVAFSSGDEPYYDRMPRLLYTLDSPLFCSYHGTGGGLTEWTRQYGGAGPEALSTLAPRPQGGFVAAGRFGSATFPQDEGFALAQYSSTGGAEWSRVVATDNVWPTRLVVTSLGNILAVGRYHGSPDLGTGPLPFVPEDAYQYGFFIAKFSPTGQTVWARGFIARDAQGQPVQAFPAAVATDANGSLLVTGGFAGRMDLGGGVLVSNALGDTGNWSSLGGFVARFSWDGRHVWSRAFQSGQDDSSDERPQGHGVAADAAGNVLVAGAAGAWTNLGDGPLGLRAPFIAKYSPSGSLLWKRALHGAYGAVRDIQPQGTNRIAFTGNLGGTFTFAGGTYLGGNPYDSYPYPPNTNGFIGTLTASGADVWLRSLGTGTGFILDFQRLAVSEDGGLTVSGSGQEVFEVGGGHFGFSTGFDPFLSTWRTFVARYSASGEHQWSRVFDHDRTFSVALQPGGAVVVGASLHGELELDGRTYTPVGDSDLLYLRLVPPN; this comes from the coding sequence GTGGTGCCAGGTCGCACGGTAGGACGATGGTTGTGGGCGCTGGTGGTGCTCATCACATGGGCCGGCTGTGGCGGCGGCGTGGACCCGGAGCCCCCGGCTTCAGCCGTCCCGAGCCTCCAGCAGGCCTCCACCCAGGCCCCCACGGCAACCACGACGTACACGTTCACGCCCCTGGCCGATGCGCGCGTGGAGGAGGGCCTTCCGACGCGGAACCTGGGCATCGAGAGCACCCTGCTCGCCGATCTCTCGCCTCGCACGGAGAGCTACCTGCGCTTCTCCCTCAACAACGTGAAGGGGACGGTGACGCGCGCCCGGCTGCGGCTCTACGCCTCGGATGGCACCTCGGATGGGCCGCGGGTCTTCCCCCTGGAGCGATACTGGGAGGAGGAGCGCGTCACCTGGAACAACCGGCCCGCCCGGCTCGGCGGGGCGCTGGCGGACCTGGGCGCCATCTCTCCGGGCACCTGGGTGGAGTATGACGTGACAGCCGTGGTGCGCGGCGGCAGCGACGTGAACCTCGCGCTCGTGCCGACCTCGAGCGATGGCGCGGACTTCATCTCCCGAGAGGGCCGGGCGGACCTGCGGCCCCAGCTCGTCGTCACCGTCACCCTGGAGCCACCCGCCCCCGCGGGCTGCATGCTGCGCACGGACCTCTACCGCCGGGGCCTCATCGGCTTCACGGATGGCTTCGTCTCGCAGAGCGAGCCCAACAGGAACTTCGGCGCGGAGCGGGAGCTTCAGGTGGATGGCTCTCCCCGGCTGGAGTCCTACTTCCAGTTCGACGTGGACACGCTGGGGATGACGGTGCGCAAGGCCTGGCTGGAGTTCTACGTCACCAACCCCACCTCCAATGGCCCGCTGCTGTACCGCTCTCGCGGCGACTGGACCGAGCAGGGCCTCACCTGGAACACCCGGCCGGGACTGTCCACGAGCCCGGTGGGCAACCTGGGCGCCGTCAGCGCCGGCAGCCGCGTGCGCTACGATGTGACGGGCGTCGTGACGGACTGGGGGCTCTACAACTTCGCCCTGCTCCCCGAGTCCTCCGACGGCGTGGCCTTCTCCTCGGGGGATGAGCCCTACTACGACCGCATGCCCCGCCTGCTCTACACCCTGGACAGCCCCCTGTTCTGCTCCTACCACGGGACAGGCGGGGGCCTCACGGAGTGGACGCGGCAGTACGGCGGCGCGGGGCCCGAGGCCCTGAGCACCCTGGCTCCCCGTCCGCAGGGCGGCTTCGTGGCGGCGGGGCGCTTCGGCTCGGCGACCTTCCCCCAGGACGAGGGGTTCGCGCTGGCGCAGTACTCCTCGACAGGCGGCGCGGAGTGGAGCCGCGTGGTGGCCACCGACAACGTGTGGCCGACGCGCCTCGTCGTCACGTCGCTGGGCAACATCCTCGCGGTGGGGCGCTACCACGGCTCGCCGGACCTCGGGACGGGGCCCCTGCCCTTCGTCCCGGAGGATGCGTACCAGTACGGCTTCTTCATCGCCAAGTTCTCCCCGACGGGGCAGACCGTCTGGGCTCGCGGCTTCATCGCCCGGGATGCCCAGGGCCAGCCCGTGCAGGCCTTCCCCGCCGCGGTCGCCACCGATGCCAATGGCAGCCTCCTGGTGACGGGCGGCTTCGCGGGCCGGATGGACCTGGGGGGCGGCGTCCTCGTCTCGAATGCATTGGGAGACACGGGCAACTGGTCGAGCCTGGGCGGCTTCGTGGCGAGGTTCTCCTGGGACGGTCGGCACGTCTGGTCCAGGGCCTTCCAGAGCGGCCAGGACGATTCCTCCGATGAGCGGCCCCAGGGCCATGGCGTGGCCGCGGACGCGGCGGGCAACGTCCTCGTCGCCGGCGCGGCGGGAGCCTGGACGAACCTGGGGGATGGCCCTCTGGGGCTGCGAGCGCCCTTCATCGCGAAGTACAGCCCCTCGGGCAGCCTGCTGTGGAAGCGGGCCCTCCATGGAGCCTATGGCGCCGTGAGGGACATCCAGCCCCAGGGGACGAACCGCATCGCCTTCACCGGCAATCTGGGAGGTACCTTCACCTTCGCGGGGGGCACCTACCTCGGTGGCAACCCCTATGACAGCTACCCGTATCCGCCCAACACCAACGGCTTCATCGGGACGCTGACCGCCTCGGGGGCGGACGTCTGGCTGCGATCCCTCGGGACGGGGACCGGCTTCATCCTGGACTTCCAGCGCCTGGCCGTGAGCGAGGATGGAGGCCTCACGGTCTCCGGCTCGGGCCAGGAGGTGTTCGAGGTCGGCGGCGGACACTTCGGCTTCTCCACGGGCTTCGATCCCTTCCTCAGCACGTGGCGCACCTTCGTGGCGCGCTACTCGGCGAGCGGCGAGCACCAGTGGTCCCGCGTGTTCGACCACGACCGGACGTTCAGTGTCGCGCTGCAGCCGGGAGGGGCCGTGGTGGTGGGCGCCTCCCTCCACGGAGAGCTCGAGCTGGACGGCCGCACCTATACGCCGGTGGGCGACAGCGACCTGCTCTACCTGAGGTTGGTGCCCCCCAACTAA
- a CDS encoding tetratricopeptide repeat protein, producing MAVDDDVSLRPEPPRGTQSAEQEAQALIAEALAMERQGRSEQALVLLNESLLRFDGATDTAVHAQVARALVNKAVILRRQKRTEESMAACDAVIQRLGGSTEASFQEWLAKALLNRMLHLVDQGRREEPLALGDEIAQRFGGMSQASVLNSVAMAMNARAIHLWQIGRLPEAWTVLEEGLQRFGGVSEPALLPGANSMRISKALLLAVTGRKQEALDLFDEAIRSLDGGASDEIHLQMSKALVSKALVSMELRRYAEVLPLCDELVRRFSGFGLVVLREAVARAFSLRATALSELSRPQEELSTYDEQLRLLGEVEELPVREQVAQGLMGKALLMRRMRQPEAALDALDALLQREGEAGEAPLRELVARALWSRIVLLVELARPEQVVSCCDEMIQRFGSERSGRIPRMLARALVHKGSVLKKLHRYEEELAAYDGALQRFGADVAPEEQELVALALFDKGVALEHLDRLEEALAVHDQLLRRFGGASEESVLAFVEKALLRKDRIQEQLRRHGAQPS from the coding sequence ATGGCCGTTGACGATGACGTGAGTCTCCGCCCCGAGCCTCCGCGCGGCACACAGTCCGCCGAGCAGGAGGCGCAGGCGCTCATCGCGGAAGCCCTGGCCATGGAGCGGCAGGGCCGCAGCGAGCAGGCGCTGGTCCTCCTCAACGAGAGCCTCCTGCGCTTCGACGGAGCGACCGACACGGCGGTTCACGCGCAGGTGGCCAGGGCGCTTGTGAACAAGGCGGTCATCCTCCGGCGCCAGAAGCGGACCGAGGAGTCCATGGCCGCCTGTGACGCCGTCATCCAGCGCCTGGGGGGGAGCACCGAGGCGAGCTTCCAGGAATGGCTGGCCAAGGCCTTGCTCAACAGGATGCTCCACCTGGTCGATCAGGGGCGGCGCGAGGAGCCCCTGGCGCTGGGCGATGAGATTGCCCAGCGGTTTGGTGGCATGTCCCAGGCGTCCGTCCTCAACTCCGTGGCCATGGCCATGAACGCCAGGGCCATCCACCTCTGGCAGATCGGCAGGCTCCCGGAGGCATGGACTGTCCTGGAGGAAGGACTCCAGCGCTTCGGAGGTGTCTCAGAGCCCGCGCTGCTGCCGGGTGCCAACAGCATGCGCATCAGCAAGGCGCTGCTGCTGGCGGTGACGGGCCGGAAGCAGGAAGCGCTGGACCTCTTCGACGAGGCGATCCGGAGCCTGGATGGAGGAGCCAGTGACGAGATCCACCTCCAGATGTCCAAGGCGCTCGTGAGCAAGGCCCTGGTGTCGATGGAGCTGCGCCGGTACGCGGAGGTGTTGCCCCTGTGCGACGAGCTGGTCAGGCGCTTCTCCGGTTTCGGGCTCGTGGTCCTGCGTGAGGCGGTGGCCCGGGCGTTCTCCTTGAGGGCGACGGCCCTGAGCGAGCTGAGCCGGCCCCAGGAGGAGCTGTCGACCTATGACGAGCAGCTCCGGCTGCTGGGCGAAGTGGAGGAGCTCCCCGTCCGGGAGCAGGTGGCCCAGGGCCTCATGGGCAAGGCGCTGCTCATGAGGCGGATGCGGCAGCCCGAGGCGGCCCTGGATGCGCTCGACGCGCTGCTTCAGCGGGAGGGCGAGGCGGGAGAGGCGCCGCTGCGAGAGCTGGTCGCCAGGGCCCTCTGGAGCCGGATCGTCCTCCTCGTGGAGCTGGCTCGGCCCGAGCAGGTCGTCTCCTGCTGCGATGAGATGATCCAGCGGTTCGGCTCGGAGCGGAGCGGCAGGATTCCTCGGATGCTGGCCAGGGCGCTCGTCCACAAGGGCAGTGTCCTGAAGAAGCTCCACCGGTACGAGGAGGAACTGGCCGCCTATGACGGGGCGCTCCAGCGCTTCGGTGCGGACGTGGCGCCGGAGGAGCAGGAGCTGGTGGCCCTGGCGCTCTTCGACAAGGGCGTGGCGCTCGAGCACCTGGATCGCCTCGAGGAGGCACTGGCCGTCCACGATCAGCTCCTCCGGCGCTTTGGCGGAGCGAGCGAGGAGAGCGTCCTCGCGTTCGTGGAGAAGGCGCTCCTCCGCAAGGATCGCATCCAGGAGCAGCTCCGGCGGCACGGGGCGCAGCCCTCGTGA